A part of Pseudoalteromonas arctica A 37-1-2 genomic DNA contains:
- the yacG gene encoding DNA gyrase inhibitor YacG, translating into MPTIVNCPTCKTKVEWSEQSPFRPFCSKRCQLIDLGEWSFENNRISAPITSAEEFSQDMIEDIEAMLAKNEDDFFK; encoded by the coding sequence ATGCCTACTATTGTAAACTGCCCAACCTGTAAAACTAAAGTTGAATGGTCAGAGCAAAGCCCATTTCGCCCTTTTTGCTCAAAGCGCTGTCAGCTAATTGACTTAGGTGAATGGTCGTTTGAAAATAACAGAATTTCTGCACCAATCACCTCGGCTGAAGAGTTTAGCCAAGACATGATTGAAGATATTGAAGCTATGCTGGCTAAAAATGAAGATGACTTTTTTAAGTAA